The Streptomyces sp. 135 sequence CGGCTCGTTCCTCGGCGCGGTGCCGGGGCTGACCACGGGCCCCGACACGCTGGGCTGGATAGCGGCTCGGATCGCCTGGCTCCCGGTTCTCGCGGCGCTGCTGGTCCTGATAGGCCGTTACGCCCGAGGCTTCGAGGCGCCGTGGAAGCGCGCGAGCCACGCGAGGCGGGCGCTCGCCGGAGTCCTGGCGGCCGGGTTCGCGGTGTTCGCCCTGGGCCTCGCGTGAAGCAGGTTCAGACGCTCTCCGACGTCTTGCGGGCACCGGCGTACGTATCGATCTTGTAGTCGAGGACCGAGAGGGTGTCCTGCAACTCGGCGATGCGGCTGCGGACATCGCGCCGGGTGCGCTCCAGAAGCTCCTGGCGCTCGGGGAAGGTGTGCTGACCCTCGCGGACGAGCTCCGCGTAGCGGACCATGTCCGCCACCGGCATCCCGGTCAGGCGGAGCTTGCCGACAAGGGCCAGCCAGTCCAGGTCGCGATTGCGGTAGCGGCGCTGGCCCGTGTGGGAGCGGTCGATGTGGGGCATCAGGCCGATCCGCTCGTACCAGCGCAGGGTGTAGGCGGTGAGACCGGTGAAGGCGGCCACCTCGCTGATCGTGTAGTGGTCCTGGCCGTCCGGGCGCGGGGGCCCGGCGGGTGCCGAGGCGCAGGGGTCGACCCCCCGGGCCGGGCGGGCGGGTGCGGGCGTGGTCTCCATCACCGTCATGCCCTCACGCTAGAACCTTGGAGTGCGCTCCAAGCAAGTGGGTTCGGGAGAAAAGAGGGGGCGTCTCATTTCTTGGTCACTGGTGACCACCTGACGTCACGGTGCTTCGCAGGGAGGAATTAGGCTCTTGGGCATGCAGAGCTTGGGGATGATCGAGAACTGGCCGGTGTCCACCGCTGCCGCCGCTGTCGTCCGTGCGGACGGGACGGTCGCAGGCAAGCACGGGCCGACGCACCACCGCTTCGCCCTCGCCTCGGTCACCAAGCTGCTCGCGGCGTACGCGGCGCTGGTCGCGTACGAGGAGGGTGCGGTCGAGCTCGACGAACCCGCCGGACCCCAGGGGTCGACGGTGCGGCATCTGCTCGCGCACACCAGTGGGCTCGCCTTCGACGAGCACCGGGTGATGTCGGCGCCGGGGACGCGGCGGCTGTACTCCAACGCGGGGTTCGAGGTGCTGGGCGATCACATCGCCAAGGCGACGGACATCCCGTTCGGGGAGTATCTGCGGCAGGCCGTGCTGGAGCCGCTCGGCATGACCGCCACCGCGTTGGAAGGCGAGGGTTCGCCCGCCAAGGACGGGGTGTCCACCGTCGACGACCTCGTCAGGTTCGCCGCGGAGGTGCAGGCGCCTCGGCTGCTGGACGCGCGGACGGTGGCCGTGGCGATGACGGTGACGTATCCGGGGCTGAAGGGTGTACTGCCGGGGTACGGGCATCAGAACCCCAACGACTGGGGGCTCGGGTTCGAGATCCGGGACTCCAAGGCACCGCACTGGACGGGGAGTTCGTCTTCGCCTCGGACGTTCGGGCACTTCGGGCAGGCCGGGACGTTCCTGTGGATCGACCCGGACGCGGGCGCGGCCTGCGTCGCCCTCAGCGATCGGCCCTTCGGGCCCTGGGCCGTCGAGGTGTGGCCCCCGTTCACCGACGCGGTGCTCGGAGAGCTCTGAGGCTCCGGCCCCACACCACCCACTCCGCCTGCCCCCCGCCTACTCCCCCACTTGCTCTCCGCCTACTCCCCCGCCATCTCCCACACCAGCAGTTCCGCCGAGGCGTCGCCCACGGCCACCGCCTCCACGCCCGTCTCGGCTGTGATCCGCGCCGAGTCCCCGGCTGTCAACCGCTCCTCGCCGAGCCGTATCTCGCCGCGCACCACGTGGACGTAGACGAAGGGGGAGTCCGGCAGCGCGGTCCGTTCGGCCGGGGCCAGGCGGCGGGTGTGCAGCAGGGCGCCCGCGCCGGGGATCTCGTACGGGGTCGAGTCGGCGATGCCGTGGATGACGGCGTAGGACGGGTCGCCGCCCGGCGCGAGGGGGGCCAGCCACATCTGGATGAAGACGAGAGGAGCCTGGCCGTCGTTGCGTTCCACGTGGCGGACGCCGCCCGCCGCGGACAGGTGCTGGACGTCGCCGGGGCGGACCAGTGACTCGCGGCCCGTCGAGTCGCGATGGGTCAGTTCGCCCTCGACGACCCAGGTGACGATCTCGGTGTGGCTGTGCGGATGTTCGTCGAAGCCCGCGCCGGGCGCGAGGCGTTCTTCGTTGCAGGCCAGGATCGCGCCGAAGCGGAGGTTGTCGGGGTCGTAGTGCGGTCCGAAGGAGAAGGCGTGGAAGGACTCGATGCCCGCCGCCGCCTCCCCGCCGCGGTACCGGTCGCCGGAGCGCCGTACGTCTATCACGCACCCCACGTTAGCCCCGGCACCGCATGTGCCCGCCCCGATAAGGCAGTCTTGTCCCCGTGCCCGAACCCTCAGCGAACGAAGACCACCAGGAGTCCCGGCCGGGGTTCCCGCCCGGTTCCCCGCAGGAGCCGGGATCCGGGCCCCGCCAGGACCGCCGCACCCCCCACGCGCACACCGCGACCCTCAAGCGCCTGGAGAAGTCGTCAGGGAGCCTCGCGGCGCAGGCCATCGCACGCATGGACGAGACACTGTCCTGGTACCGGGCGATGCCGCCGGAGAACCGCTCCTGGATCGGCCTGGTCGCCCAGGCCGGTATCGCCGCGTTCACCGAGTGGTTCCGGCATCCGGACGCTCCGCAGGCCATCTCCACCGACGTCTTCGGCACCGCTCCCCGCGAGCTGACCAGGGCGATCACCCTGCGGCAGACCGTGGAGATGGTGCGTACGACGATCGAGGTGATGGAGTCCGCCATCGACGAGGTGGCGGCCCCGGGAGACGAATCCGTCCTCCGTGAGGCGCTGCTCGTCTACGCCCGCGAGATCGCCTTCGCGACCGCGCAGGTGTACGCGCAGGCCGCCGAGGCACGCGGTGCCTGGGACGCCCGGCTGGAGTCGCTGGTCGTGAACGCCGTGCTCTCCGGGGAGGCCGACGAGGGAGCCGTCTCCCGCGCCGCCGCGCTCGGGTGGAACTCCCCCGAGCACGTCTGCGTGCTGCTCGGTACCGCACCGGACGGCGACAGCGAGCTCACCGTCGAGGCCATCCGCCGGGCCGCCCGGCATGCGAAGCTCCAGGTCCTGACGGGGGTGCTCGGTGCTCGCCTGGTGGTCATCGCGGGCGGCAGCGACAACCCGCTGGCGGTCGCGAAGGCGCTGATCGGCCCGTATGCCGCCGGTCCCGTGGTGGCCGGGCCGGTCGTCCCTGATCTGCTCGCCGCCACGCGTTCCGCGCAGGCCGCGGCCGCCGGGCTCAAGGCGTGCGCCGCCTGGCAGGACGCCCCGCGGCCCGTCCTCGCGGACGATCTGCTGCCCGAGCGAGCCATGGCCGGGGATCCGGCGGCCCGCGAGCAGCTGGTGGAGGAGATCTACAGACCACTCGAGGAAGCGGGCTCCGCGCTCCTGGAGACGCTCAGTGTCTATCTGGAGCAGGCGAGCAGCCTCGAAGGCGCGGCCCGGATGCTCTTCGTCCACCCCAACACCGTGCGCTACCGGCTTCGACGTGTGACTGACGTCACCGGCTGGTCGCCCTCCGATGTGCGCTCCGCGTTCACGCTCCGGATCGCGCTCATCCTGGGACGTCTGGCCGACGGGGATCCCCAGTCGTAGAGCTTTTGTCGGGCTCCTACAATTCCCCCAGCCGTTCTTCGTCCCTGTCCCCACGGGCGGCTTACGCCGTCGACAAGAGAGAGTGTGAGAGTGCTCGTACTCGTCGCTCCCGGCCAAGGCGCTCAGACGCCCGGCTTCCTGACCCCCTGGCTCGACCTCCCCGGCGCGGCAGACCGCCTCGGTGCCTGGTCGGACGCCATCGGGCTCGACCTTGCCCACTACGGCACGCAAGGCGACGCGGACGCGATCCGCGACACCGCCGTGGCGCAGCCGCTGCTCGTGGCCGCCGGACTGCTCTCCGCCGCGGCACTCGGTGACATCACGCCGGGCGCGGTCGCCGGACACAGCGTCGGTGAGATCACGGCCGCCGCGTACACCGGTGTCATCGGTGATGACGACGCCCTGCGCCTGGTGCGCAAGCGCGGTCTCGCCATGGCCGAGGCCGCCGCCGTCACGGAGACCGGCATGGCGGCACTGCTCGGTGGCGACCCGGAGATCACCGTCCCGCACCTGGAGAAGCTCGGCCTGACCCCGGCCAATGTGAACGGCGCGGGCCAGATCGTGGCCGCCGGCACCAAGGAGCAGCTGGCCGCGCTGGAGGCCGACAAGCCCGAGGGTGTGCGCAAGGTCGTCGCCCTCAAGGTCGCGGGCGCCTTCCACACGCGGCACATGGCTCCGGCGGTGGCCCGGCTGGAGGAGGCCGTCAAGGGCCTCACCCCCGCCGACCCGAAGTTCACGTACGTCTCGAACCGCGACGGCAAGCCGGTCGCCACCGGCGCCGAGGTGATCGAGCGCCTCGTCGGCCAGGTGGCCAACCCGGTCCGCTGGGACCTGTGCATGGAGACGTTCAAGGATCTGGGCGTCACGGCGCTGATCGAGGTGTGCCCCGGCGGCACGCTGACCGGTCTGGCCAAGCGCGCGCTGAAGGGCGTCCAGACGCTCGCGGTGAAGACCCCCGATGACCTCGACGCGGCCCGCGCGCTCGTCGCCGAGCATTCCTGAGCCGACGACAGACAAGGAGCCGTAGCGCATGTCGAAGATCAAGCCCAGTCAGGGCGCCCCGTACGCGCGGATCATGGGCGTCGGCGGCTACCGGCCCACCCGTGTCGTGCCGAACGAGGTGATCCTGGAGACGATCGACTCGTCCGACGAGTGGATCCGTTCCCGCTCGGGCATCGCCACCCGCCACTGGGCCTCCGACGAGGAAACCGTGGCCGCGATGTCGATCGAGGCGGCGGGCAAGGCGATCGCCGACGCGGGCATCACGCCCGAGCAGATCGGCGGCGTGATCGTCTCGACGGTCTCGCACTTCAAGCAGACCCCGGCCATCGCGACCGAGATCGCGGACAAGATCGGCGCGGGCAAGCCCGCCGCGTTCGACATCTCCGCGGGCTGTGCCGGCTTCGGTTACGGCCTGACGCTGGCCAGGGGTATGGTCACCGACGGCTCGGCCGAGTACGTCCTGGTCATCGGCGTGGAGCGGCTGAGCGACCTCACCGACCTGAGCGACCGCGCGACGGCGTTCCTGTTCGGCGACGGTGCCGGTGCCGTGATCGTCGGCCCCTCCAAGGAGCCGAGGATCGGCCCCACGGTGTGGGGCTCGGAGGGCGACAAGTCCGAGACGATCAAGCAGACCGAGTCCTGGGAGGCGTACCGCAACGGCGCCCCCGACAAGTTCCCTGCCATTACGCAGGAAGGCCAAGCGGTGTTCCGCTGGGCCGTGTTCGAGATGGCGAAGGTCGCCCAGCAAGCGCTGGACGCGGCCGGAATCACCGCGGACGACCTGGATGTCTTCATTCCGCACCAGGCCAACGAGCGGATCATCGACTCGATGGTGAAGACTCTGAAACTGCCGGAGCACGTCACGGTCGCCCGTGATGTGCGCACCACCGGTAACACCTCGGCCGCCTCGATCCCGCTCGCGATGGAGCGGCTCCTGGCGACCGGCGAGGCGAAGAGCGGCGACACCGCGCTCGTCATCGGCTTCGGGGCGGGTCTCGTGTACGCCGCCACGGTCGTTACCCTCCCCTAGGCGTCTCGTACGGATCATCCGGTCCGTCCCCAGGACGCCACACCCTCTGGATACATAAGAAGGAGCGCCAACATGGCCGCCACTCAGGAAGAGATCGTCGCCGGTCTCGCGGAGATCGTGAACGAGATCGCCGGCATCCCGGTCGAGGACGTCCAGCTGGACAAGTCCTTCACCGACGACCTGGACGTCGACTCGCTGTCCATGGTCGAGGTCGTCGTCGCCGCCGAAGAGCGCTTCGACGTCAAGATCCCGGACGACGACGTCAAGAACCTCAAGACGGTCGGCGACGCGACCAAGTACATCCTCGAGCACCAGGCCTGATCAGGCCGTGCTCAGTCGCCACCCGGCGGTGGCGCCGCTGATCCCCTCAACACCGTGGAGAAATTTCCTGTGAACTCGACCAATCGCACCGTGGTCGTCACCGGTATCGGCGCAACCACACCGCTGGGTGGCGACGCAGCCTCGACGTGGGAGGGCCTGCTCGCGGGCCGTTCCGGCGTCAGCACGCTGGCGCAGGACTGGGCAGCCGAGCTGCCCGTCCGCATCGCCGGTCAGATCGCCGTGGAACCGGGCGAGGTCATCCCCCGCCCGCAGGCGCGCAAGCTGGACCGCTCGGCGCAGTTCGCGCTGATCGCGGCCAAGGAGGCCTGGGCCGACGCGGGCTACACCGCGAAGGCCGGCGAGGACACCTCGGTCGACCCGCACCGCCTCGGCGCGGTCATCGCCTCCGGAATCGGTGGCGTGACGACCCTCCTGGACCAGTACGACGTGCTCAAGGAGAAGGGCGTACGCCGCGTCTCCCCGCACACCGTGCCGATGCTGATGCCCAACTCCCCGGCGGCCAACGTCGGCATCGAGCTGGGCGCCCACGCGGGCGTCCACACCCCGGTGTCGGCCTGCGCCTCGGGCGCGGAGGCCATCGGCTACGCGGTCGAGATGATCCGTACCGGCCGCGCCGACGTCGTCGTCGCGGGCGGCACGGAGGCGGCGATCCACCCGCTGCCGATCGTCGCGTTCGGCAACATGATGGCGATGTCGAAGAACAACGACGACCCGCAGGGCGCCTCGCGCCCCTACGACGCGGACCGCAACGGCTTCGTGCTCGGTGAGGGCGCCGGCGTCGTCGTCCTGGAGTCCGAGGAGCACGCCAAGGCCCGCGGCGCCAAGATCTACGCGGAGGCCGTCGGCCAGGGCATCTCGGCCGACGCGCACCACATCACGCAGCCCGAGCCGTCCGGCAACGGCATCGCCGCGGCGTTGCAGAACCTCATCGACACGACGGACCTCAAGCCGGCCGAGATCATGCACGTGAACGCGCACGCCACCTCGACGCCGCAGGGTGACGTCGCGGAGATCAAGGCGCTGCGCAAGGCCTTCGGCGACGACGTCGACCACATGGCGATCTCCAGCACCAAGTCGATGACGGGTCACCTGCTCGGTGGCGCGGGCGGCGTGGAGACCGTGGCCACGGTCCTCGCGCTCAAGAACCGCGTCGCTCCGCCGACGATCAACATCCAGAACCTCGACCCGGAGGTCGACGCGGACGTCGTCCGCGACGAGGCCCGCCCGCTGCCCGAGGGCAGGATCGCGGCGCTGAACGACTCGTTCGGCTTCGGCGGTCACAACGTCGTCCTGGCGTTCAGGACCGTCTGACGCGGTCGGCCGTGTGACGCGGTCGGCCGTGTGACGCGGTCGTACGTAACTGGAAGGGCCCCCACCGCATGGTGGGGGCCCTTCCGGTTACCCGGCGGAGATGTCAGACGACCTGGTGCAGCCAGCGCACCGGCGCACCCTCGCCCGCGTACCGGAAGGGCTCCAGTTCGTCGTCCCACGGCTTGCCGAGGAGCTTGGCGAGCTCGGCCTCCAAGTCGCTCTCGCCGCGCTGCGAGCGGGCCAGGGCGGCGCGCAGGCGGTCCTCGGGGATGAGGATGTCGCCGTGCAGGCCGGTCACGGCGTGGAAGATGCCGAGGTCGGGCGTGGCGCTGTACCGCTCGCCCTCGGCGGTGGCGCAGGGCTCCGCCGTGACCTCGAAGCGCAGCAGATCCCAGCCGCGCAGGGCCGAGGCCAGCTTGGAGGCGGTGCCCACCGAGCCCTGCCAGGAGAATTCGGATCTCCAGGTGCCCGGCGCCGCGGGCTGCCTGATCCAGTCGAGGCTCACACGCGCGCCGAGCACGCCCGCGACGGCCCACTCGACGTGTGGGCACAGCGCGCGCGGAGCGGAGTGCACGTACAGAACTCCACGTGTCGTCACCGGGACCTCCAGTGTGGGTCGAGGTTCGCCTTCCCCAGCGGCCTCGCGCCCGTGCCGAGCAATTTTCCCCAAATGCTAGAGAAACCTGGGAAAAGGGGACAGATGTGACGTGATGTAATTTAGCGGAACCACAGCAGCAGGGCGTCACCGGGTGGATCACCCGCCTGTCGCCACCCGTGACAGCAGGGCCAGACAGCTACGGGGCGAGGCTACCGTGCGGCGGGGCAAGGAGTGTGACGTACCGTCGGTCCGAGGGGCAGGAAAGTCCGACCTTTCACCCGGCGGGGCGCAACCCCGGGCACGCGCACGACGTCACGTTGAACGACAGAGGGGACCAGGGGATGCGCAACCGCAGGCACCGCTCACGCTCGCGCGGCGCCGTCGCCCTCGCGGCGGCGGCCCTCCTCGGCACCGCGACGCTCTCCGCCTGCGACGCGCAGGGCGGCAACGCCTCGGCCCCCGGCGCCTCCGCGCATGTCGGCCCCTCCCCCAAACCGACCCCCACCTGGGACACCACGCCCCGTTCCCTGGCGGCCGTCGGTGACTCCATCACGCGTGGCTTCGACGCCTGTTCGGTGCTCTCCGACTGCCCCGAGGCGTCCTGGGCGACCGGCACGGGCCCCGAGGTGAAGAGCCTCGCGACGCGGCTGCTGGGGAAGCGGCGGGCCGCCTCGCACAGTTGGAACCACGCGAAGAGCGGCGCCCGCATGGCGGATCTGCCGGGGCAGGTGGCCCGCGCCGTCACCGAGCGGCCCGAGCTGGTGACCGTGATGGTGGGCGCCAATGACGCCTGCCGGCCGACGGCCGCGTCGATGACGCCGGTCGACGACTTCCGCGCCGACTTCGAGCAGGCGATGCGCACCCTGCGGCGCTCGCTGCCGAAGACGCAGGTGTACGTGGCGTCCGTACCGGATCTCAAGCGGCTCTGGTCGCAGGGGCGCACCAATCCGCTGGGCAAGCAGGTGTGGAAGCTGGGCATCTGCTCCTCGATGCTGAGCGATCCGGACGACCTCGGTGCCGCGGCGTCCGAGCGGCGCGACACCGTGCGTGAGCGCGTGGTGGCGTACAACGAGGTCCTTGAGGACGTGTGCGACAAGGACCGTCGCTGCCGGTACGACGGCGGGGCGGTCTTCGACTACCGCTTCGACGGCGACCAGTTGAGCCACTGGGACTGGTTCCACCCCAGCAAGAACGGGCAGTCGCGCCTGGCCGAGCTGGCCTACCGGCAGGTGACGGCGCGCAAGCCGGTCGCGTAGGCGGGGGCGGGCGGCGGCCCGGGCATAGGGTCGCGGGCATGCGCAGTGAACTCTTCGGCACGCTCCCCGACGGCACGTCCGTCCACCGCTGGACCCTGGAAAGGGGCGGGGTGCGGGTGCGCGTGCTGACGTATGGCGGGATCGTGCAGTCGGCGCAAGTTCCGGACCGTTCCGGGCAGGTGGCGTCGGTGGCGCTGGGGTTCGAGGGGCTCGACGGCTATCTGGGCCATCCGGGGCCGTACTTCGGGGCGCTGGTCGGGCGGTACGCGAACCGGATCGCGGGCGGCGCCTTCACGCTCGACGGGCGCACGCACCGCCTCGCGCGAAACGACGGGCCGAACAGCCTGCACGGCGGTGAGCGCGGCTTCGACAAGCACGTCTGGGAGGCGGAGCCGGCCGGCGACCACGGGGTGCGGCTCTCGCGGGTGAGCCCGGACGGTGAGGAGGGCTATCCGGGGCGGCTCGCGGTCGCGGCGACGTACGCGCTGGACGCGGCGGGGGCGCTGACCATCGCGTACGAGGCGACGACCGACGCCCCGACCGTCGTGAACCTCACCAACCACACGTACTGGAACCTCGCGGGCGCCGGTTCCGGCAGCGCGCTCGGGCACGAGGTGCGGATCGCCGCCTCCCGGATCACTCCGACGGACGGCGCCGGGATTCCGACGGGGGTGTACGCGGACGTGGCCGGGACGCGCTTCGACTTCCGTTCGGCGCGGCCTGCCGGGCCGGGGCTCGACCACAACTACGTGCTCGACAAGGGCGTCACGGCCCGGCCGGTCCCGGTGGCCGCGCTGAGCGACCCCGCGTCCGGCCGAACGCTGAGCGTGGCGACGACGGAACCCGGGCTTCAGCTCTATACGGCGGATCACTTCGCGGCGGACCTGCCGTTCGCACCGGGTGACGGGATCGCGCTGGAGACGCAGCACTTCCCCGACTCCCCGAACCGGCCGGGCTTTCCCTCCGCGACGCTGCGGCCGGGCGAGGTGTACGCCTCGCAGACCGTGTACGGGTTCTCCGTACGCTGACCCCGCTCCGCCCTCGGACATCAGTTCCTCGGCGGTGCGCTGCGGGCCGGGGTGGACGAGGGAGAGCGTGCACCGGCCACCGCGCTCACCGCCCCGCCTTCGGGAGCTGCTGGGTCGCGCAGTGGATGCCTCCGCCGCCCTCACCGAGCGCGTCGACCGGGACCTGGGTGACCTCGCGGCCCGGGTACAGGTCCCGGGCGCTGCCCGTCGCGATTCCCGTGCCGGTCGCCCGGGGCGGGCCGGGCGAGGGGTACCCCTACGCCTGGTCCGTCTTCCGGTGGCTGGACGGCACGACTGGCCGGCCCCTCGCCGAGCCCGTCCTGTTCGCCCGGGACGTCGCGGGGTTCCTGGCCGCCCTGCGGGAGGTCGACCCCGCCGGTGCGCCCGCCGCCTTCCGCGGCGAGCCGCTGGCCGAGCGCGACGGTTCCACGCGTGCGGTGATCGCCCGGCTGCGCGGCACGGTGGACGCCGGGGCCGCGACCGCCGTGTGGGACGCCGCGTTGCGGGCCCCCGCGTGGGAAGGGCCCGCCGTGTGGCTGCACGGGGACCTGCAGCCGGGCAATGTCCTCGTCGACCGTGGGCGCCTCAGCGCGGTCATCGACTTCGAGTGCATGGGCGTGGGCGATCCGGCCGTCGACCTGATCGCCGCGTGGTACTTGATGGACGCCCCGGCCCGCGCGGCCTTCCGTGCCGCGCTCGGCCGGGCGGCGGACGACGCGATGTGGGCGCGCGGACGGGGCTGGGCCCTCACGATCGCCCTCAACGAACTCTCGTACTACCGCGGGACGAACCCCGTGATGGCGGACACCGCACGCCTCGTCATCGACCGGCTGACGGAGGAGGACTCCCCCGCACGCCGGCCGGTGTGACGCACGGCGTTCACGGCGCCGCGGCGAGGAGGTGGACCGCGAGGCCCGTGATGAGCGTGCTGGACGCGAGGGCCGTGATCAGGCGCCCCTTGCGGCCCGTCAGGACCCTGCCCAGGGCCGCCCCGCCGCCCGCGAGCAGCAGCTGCCAGCCGGCGGACGCCACGAAGGCGGCCAGCGCGAACGCCAGCTGCTCGGGACCCGTCAGCGACGCGGTGGTCGGGCCGCCGAGGACGAGCGCGGCGAAGTAGATCATCGTGGCGGGGTTCAGGAGCGTGAGGCCGAGCAGGGCGGCGTAGGCGCGGGCGGGGCCGAGCGGGGTGCCGGTCCCGCCGACGGCCGTGCCGGGATCGCGGTACTGCCGGATCGCCACGGCCGCTCCCCGTGCCGCCAGCGCGAGGAGCACCAGGACCGAGGCCCAGCGCAGGGGCGTCATGAGCGGCGCGATGAGGCGGGTGAGCGAGGTGCCGCCCACCGCGGCGACCAGGGCGTAGAGGCCGTCGGCGGTCGCGATGCCGAGGGCGGCGCAGGCGCCGGTCCGCAAGGACGTACGCGCAGTCAGAGCCACCAGGTAGGTCGCGACCCCGCCGACCGGCATGGCGATGCCGTAGCCCGCGAGGAGGCCCGCGATCAGGGCCGTGCTCACGCGAGCGCGGGGATCGGCCTCCGATCCGGCCCGGCCTGCTGCTGACCGCGCGCCGGAACGGCGACGGAGAGGGAGGCGGAGAGGGAGGCGGAGAGGGTCAGCGGCAGGGTGAGGGTGCCCGACGTGGCGGCCGGCATGGTGGTGGTCATGGGCCAGAGCGTCGCGGCGGCGCCCCCGCCCCGGCAACCGAATTACGCGCGGGGGCCCGGCGCGGGGCGCTCAGGCCATCAGGCCGCGCACATACCGCCCCAGCACCTCCCGTGCCGATTCCGGAGTCTGATGGCCCACCAGGACCTGCGCGGTGAGGCCCTCCGTCAGGGCGAGCAGGGCGCGGGCCTCGGCGGACGGGTCCAGGGCCGGGGACAGTTCGCCGGTGTCCTTGCCGTAGCCGAGCAGCCAGACGAGGAGTTCGTGCAGTTTGGCGTACGTCTCGCGGAGCACCGCCGCCAGTTGCCCGCTCACCGCCGCGTGCGCCACGAAGGCGCCCCAGACCTGCGCCTGCTCCCTGTCCTCCGCGTCGACGAGCGCGAGCGCGGACAGCGTGCGGTCCAGCAGGGTCGCGGCCGAGCGGGGCGCGTCGGACGTCTCGATGCGGGCTCTCGCGCGCTCGCCGACCCGCTGCGAGATGTCCTCCAGGGCGAAGAGCAGCATCTCGTCCTTGGTGCGGAAGCAGCGCTGGACCGCGCCCATCGACACCCGCGCCTCCGCGGCGACGTCGCGGAGGCTGACGGACTCCATCCCGGAGCGGGCGATCAGGAGGCAGACCGCTTCGGCGATGCGGCGGCGCCGCTCCTCGTAGTCGACCTGCTTGGGCATGGGCGTGGCCTCCCCGGATTGTGATGCGGTTGCATCATATCCCGTCGGCGAGGCATGATCGGGCCACACACGTTTCGATGCGTCCGCATCGGAACACGCCGCACAGGTAGGGGAGACACGTCCATGGCAAAGAGCACCACGAAGTCCTCGGGAGGCCTGCTGCCCCTCTTCGGTTGCATCCTGCTCGTGCAGGGCTTCGGCTCCGCCGTCACGGAAGCGGCGTGGGACACCTCCTTCGGCGTCTCCGCCCTGCTGCGCGAAGCCCACGCCCCCGCGTGGACGGACCTGCTCGTCGGTGTCGCCGGGTGTGTTCTGCTCGCCCTGGCCGCGCGCCGTCGGATCGCCCGGAGGACGCCGTAGCGCCCGCCCCTCCCGTCGCGCGATACTCCCGCCACCCCACCGGTTACGGAAGGACTCGCGTGCGTTCTCGATCTCTTGTGCTGTCTCGACTCGGTGCCCTCGGCGCCGCCGCCCTGCTCACCGGCCTCGCCGCCCCCGCGACCGCCACCGCCGCCCCGGACGCCGACGGCCGTCCCGCCACCGTCGAGGAGAAGCGGCTCGACCGCGCCGTCCCGCAGGAGATCCTGCGGCGCAGCGGATTCGACTCCGTCGCCCCGGAGTTCGCCCGGGCCCTCGGCAAGGCCCGCTCCTACGACCAGGCGCGGCGTCTCGTCGTACGCGAGGGAAGGTCGCTGTGGCGGCGGGCCGTCGACCGGGCTCAGGGGCGCGGTCCCGTCGGAGGGGAGCTGAGCCGGGACGACGACCGGCCGCTGTACTGGGCCCGGCTGGGGATGACGCGTGAGCTGCGGCAGTGGGAGCCCGGCCGCTTCTCCCTCGGCGAGGGCGGGCGGGACCGGCTGATACGGGCGTTGGAGTCCGCCTCACGCGGGCAGGACGACGTGCGCCTGCCTCATGGGCGGGGGCACACCAAGCGGATCCTCGTGACCGGGTTCGACCCGTTCACGCTCGACAGGGACGTCCGCATCAGCAATCCGTCGGGTGCCACCGCGCTCGCCCTGGACGGCACGGTGATCCGCACCGCCGACGGGCCCGCCCGCATCGAGGCGGTCACGTTCCCCGTCCGGTGGCAGGACTTCGCCGACGGCGCCGTAGAGCGTGCGCTGCGGCCGCACCTTCCGCGCGTCGACCTCTTCACCACCATCAGCCAGGGCCGGGTGGGCCGCTTCGACATCGAGCGGACCAACGGGGCCTGGCGCGGCGGCTTCCCCGACAACGAGAACGTCTCCAGGACGGAGACCGTGCCGGTGAACGACCCTGCCTCGCAGCCCC is a genomic window containing:
- a CDS encoding TetR family transcriptional regulator C-terminal domain-containing protein, producing MPKQVDYEERRRRIAEAVCLLIARSGMESVSLRDVAAEARVSMGAVQRCFRTKDEMLLFALEDISQRVGERARARIETSDAPRSAATLLDRTLSALALVDAEDREQAQVWGAFVAHAAVSGQLAAVLRETYAKLHELLVWLLGYGKDTGELSPALDPSAEARALLALTEGLTAQVLVGHQTPESAREVLGRYVRGLMA
- a CDS encoding pyroglutamyl peptidase, with product MLSRLGALGAAALLTGLAAPATATAAPDADGRPATVEEKRLDRAVPQEILRRSGFDSVAPEFARALGKARSYDQARRLVVREGRSLWRRAVDRAQGRGPVGGELSRDDDRPLYWARLGMTRELRQWEPGRFSLGEGGRDRLIRALESASRGQDDVRLPHGRGHTKRILVTGFDPFTLDRDVRISNPSGATALALDGTVIRTADGPARIEAVTFPVRWQDFADGAVERALRPHLPRVDLFTTISQGRVGRFDIERTNGAWRGGFPDNENVSRTETVPVNDPASQPQWTSTTLPYKKIVEGGTGRFPVYDNTSVTEIPAGGTQPVVRPDGPTEGSTARAGGGGDYLSNEIAYRATLLRDRLGLRDRLPGGHVHTPVLQFGAGNTDPATGAVTDPEFVRNRLDIIAQVRGILRVAASES